One genomic window of Aquisalimonas sp. 2447 includes the following:
- a CDS encoding crotonase/enoyl-CoA hydratase family protein, giving the protein MDFQTLLYNIDDGILTITLNRPDRMNAFNGEMRRELIEAFDAADADDTVRAIIVTGAGDRAFCAGADLEKGGDTFNRDKRQDDGIDNSIRDGGGTVTLRIYECTKPVIGAINGAAVGVGATMQLPMDIRMASSKARFGFVFARRGITMEACSSWFLPRLVGIQQATEWVYSGRLFDAEEAHRGGLIRSIHEPDSLLPAARELAREFADNASAVATALNRQMLWRMMAADHPMEAHKIDSRAIAYMGQSDDAREGVTSFLEKRPARFSMGPTRDMPDFYPWWDERRFE; this is encoded by the coding sequence TTGGATTTTCAGACGCTTCTCTACAACATCGACGACGGCATTCTCACCATCACCCTCAATCGGCCCGACCGCATGAACGCCTTCAACGGCGAGATGCGCCGGGAGCTCATTGAGGCCTTTGACGCCGCCGATGCCGACGACACCGTGCGCGCCATCATCGTCACCGGTGCCGGCGATCGAGCCTTCTGTGCCGGCGCAGACCTGGAAAAGGGGGGCGACACCTTCAACCGGGACAAGCGCCAGGATGACGGCATCGACAACTCCATCCGCGACGGTGGTGGCACCGTGACGCTGCGGATCTACGAGTGCACAAAACCGGTGATCGGCGCCATCAACGGCGCCGCCGTCGGCGTCGGGGCCACCATGCAGTTGCCCATGGATATCCGCATGGCCTCCAGCAAGGCGCGCTTCGGCTTCGTGTTTGCCCGCCGCGGTATCACCATGGAGGCCTGCTCCAGCTGGTTCCTGCCACGGCTGGTCGGCATCCAGCAAGCCACGGAATGGGTCTACAGCGGTCGCCTTTTCGACGCCGAGGAGGCCCACCGGGGCGGCCTGATCCGCAGCATCCATGAACCCGACTCACTGCTGCCCGCCGCCCGGGAACTGGCGCGGGAATTCGCCGACAACGCCTCCGCAGTGGCGACCGCGCTGAACCGGCAGATGCTATGGCGCATGATGGCTGCAGACCATCCTATGGAAGCGCACAAGATTGATTCCCGGGCGATCGCCTACATGGGCCAGTCCGACGACGCCAGAGAGGGCGTGACCAGCTTCCTGGAAAAGCGTCCCGCCCGGTTCAGCATGGGGCCGACCCGGGACATGCCCGACTTCTACCCCTGGTGGGACGAGCGACGCTTCGAGTAG
- a CDS encoding TRAP transporter small permease subunit: MTALRMLLRGITWFNEWLGRAVLAYLVLVMFALLFIEVNMRYVFNAPTVWTGELTQMLFGAYAILAGAYIMTQRAHVNVDIFYSRFPRRVQAGVDILTSVLFFAFVLVLVTEGYSMAADSVSRWETSRSAWDPPLWPVKVAIPVGAGLLLLQGTVKLIRDFLVLFNLDNDEDIAHAGDGGGDQL; the protein is encoded by the coding sequence ATGACAGCCCTGCGCATGCTTCTGCGAGGCATTACCTGGTTCAATGAATGGCTGGGTCGGGCCGTGCTGGCCTACCTGGTCCTGGTGATGTTCGCGCTGTTGTTCATCGAAGTGAACATGCGCTATGTGTTCAACGCGCCGACGGTCTGGACCGGCGAGCTCACGCAGATGCTCTTCGGTGCCTACGCCATTCTCGCCGGCGCCTACATCATGACCCAGCGGGCCCACGTCAACGTCGACATCTTCTACAGCCGTTTCCCCCGGCGCGTGCAGGCCGGTGTCGATATTCTGACTTCGGTCCTCTTCTTTGCCTTCGTGCTGGTGCTTGTCACCGAGGGCTACTCGATGGCCGCGGACTCCGTCAGCCGTTGGGAGACGTCGCGGTCCGCCTGGGATCCCCCTCTGTGGCCAGTGAAAGTGGCCATCCCCGTGGGTGCGGGGCTGCTGCTGCTGCAAGGCACGGTGAAACTGATCCGGGACTTTCTGGTGCTGTTCAATCTGGACAACGATGAGGATATTGCGCATGCCGGCGACGGTGGGGGAGATCAGCTATGA
- the dctP gene encoding TRAP transporter substrate-binding protein DctP, protein MKQSFKFSLSIATAGFLAASVMPAQVMADDTITWRVQSHWPSASSSYGDSLETLRDLLDERTDGRLQLELHEAGSLFGHDEIFSAVSRGVLDMGTISPAYERDRLSLAGIVYGLPNAFQDTWEAAYYYKQMGIEEMIQEEAAEYDVFYAIEKVYPTEMVLTEIPESVDDYEGMNIRSSGLLQSYLSETGAAASMIPGEELYQSLQTGVVDGAHWGAVQGALSMSLYEVAPYHVRPPLNIGGIDAYVISEDSLEELPEDIRETVKNTIEEQFWRRTNEYIYLEERALAMAKAEHGVEVIELPDEVQQRMLETAETMWEEEADESEMAAEAVEIMRELLTELGHLDG, encoded by the coding sequence GTGAAACAGTCCTTCAAGTTCAGTTTGTCCATCGCCACTGCCGGCTTCCTGGCAGCCTCGGTCATGCCTGCGCAGGTCATGGCCGACGACACCATAACCTGGCGGGTTCAGTCCCACTGGCCGAGCGCCAGCAGTTCCTACGGGGACAGCCTCGAGACACTTCGGGATTTGCTCGACGAGCGGACGGACGGCCGCTTGCAACTGGAACTCCACGAAGCCGGCTCGCTGTTCGGCCACGACGAGATCTTCAGTGCCGTGAGTCGTGGTGTTCTGGATATGGGGACCATCTCGCCCGCCTACGAACGGGATCGGTTGTCCCTGGCCGGTATCGTCTACGGCCTGCCCAACGCATTCCAGGACACCTGGGAGGCGGCCTATTACTACAAGCAGATGGGCATCGAGGAGATGATCCAGGAAGAGGCGGCAGAGTATGACGTCTTCTATGCCATCGAGAAGGTCTATCCCACGGAGATGGTGCTCACCGAGATTCCCGAATCCGTGGACGACTACGAGGGCATGAACATTCGCTCCTCCGGCCTGTTGCAGAGCTACCTCTCGGAAACGGGTGCTGCGGCGTCGATGATCCCCGGCGAGGAGCTGTACCAGTCCCTGCAGACCGGCGTGGTTGATGGCGCGCACTGGGGTGCGGTTCAGGGCGCTCTGAGCATGTCTCTCTACGAGGTGGCGCCCTACCATGTGCGCCCGCCGCTGAACATCGGCGGTATCGATGCCTACGTCATCAGTGAGGACTCCCTGGAAGAACTGCCGGAGGACATCCGCGAGACGGTGAAGAACACCATCGAGGAACAGTTCTGGCGCCGTACCAACGAGTACATCTATCTGGAGGAGCGCGCTCTGGCCATGGCCAAGGCCGAGCACGGCGTGGAAGTGATCGAACTGCCGGACGAGGTCCAGCAGCGCATGCTCGAAACCGCCGAAACCATGTGGGAAGAAGAGGCGGACGAGAGCGAAATGGCTGCCGAGGCCGTGGAGATCATGCGTGAGCTTCTGACCGAGCTGGGCCATCTGGACGGCTGA